GGCAGGGGCAGGCCTATGGAGCCCTCCTTCCATTTACCCTTGGCAGGAGTGGTAAGCATGGCCATGCCGCTCTCAGTGAGTGCGTAACCCTCGGTCAACCGGCCGCTGATATGCTTCTCGAACTGCTCCTTGGTCTCACGCATCAGCGGCGCTGCGCCCGATGTAGCCATGCGAATGGTTTTGAGATCACCCATTTTGAGATCCGGATATTCCAGCATGGAGATGAACATGGTGGGAGCGGCCCCCATATTAGTAATACCTTGATTCTTAATAGTTTCAATCATGCCCTTGATATCACGCGGATTGGCGATGAGCACCGAGATATTATGCTGAACCAGCGCCATCCCGAAGCTGGCATAGATGCCGAAAGCATGGAAGAGCGGCAGAGGCACAAGGAATTTTTCGTCCCACCAGAGTGAAATCTCGCGGAACCAGGCCTCCACCTGCATACCTGTGATCACCAGGGACTTATGGCTCTCCATAACACCCTTGGGAGTGCCCGTGGTGCCTCCCGAGAACAGGATCAAGGCTGTATCGTCCGGCGCCACTTTTACGCCGGGGACCGGTTTTCCTGCATATTTCCTGCTAAGGTCGAGCCACCAGTCGTCGCCTGGCTCAATAGCGGTCGCCGCCTTCTCTTTATTCGGCACGGTGTAATCATCGAATTCAGCCAGGATAACGTTGCGTACGCTGGTTTTCTTCTGCAGCCTTTTGACCATGGGATACCACAGGTTTAGCACCACCGCTGTTTCAGCATCGATATCATTTAACCTCGCTTCCAGTTCGAACTCGGTGTAGAGTGGATTGAGCGGCACCACAATAGCGCCCAGCTTCCAGGCCGCGAAGAAAATAATATACTCCTGGGGGCAGTTAAGGAAGAGCACGGCTATGCGGTCACCCTTCTTCACACCCATGGAAGCCAGCGCCGCAGCCATAGCATCGCTCTCACTGACGATCTCTTTATAGCTGAGCTTCCTGTCCTGGAAGATGATCATGGGATAATCAGGACGCTCGTTTTTAGCTTCCAGCAAGACATCCATAATGGTCTTACGGGGGTATGGCTCAAGAGAGCGGGGTACGCCGGGATCATAGCTTTTGTACCATAGATGTTCGGTCAACTCAGCATCCTTCAGACCGGTCCCGGCAGCCGCCGGGACCGGTCTTCATTATTTTTAAAATTTAAAAATAACCTGCTATTTTGCTTTGGCTTTCTCCTCCTCCACCAGTACCCTTCTCAGCACCTTGCCCACCATAGTTTTGGGCAACTCGGTTCGGAACTCGACAAATTTAGGTATCTTGTAGGCCACCAGCTTCTCCTTGCACCAGGCCTGTATCTCCTCCGCTGTAGCGGTCTTGCCCGCCTCCATCACCACCCAGGCCTTAACCGCCTCACCCTGCTTGGCATCAGGTATGCCGGCCACGCAGGCTTCGGCCACATCAGGATGTGCAGCTATGACTTCCTCGACCTCCCGCGGCCATACCTGGAAACCGCTGGGCTTGATCAGGTCCTTTTTACGCGAGGTGATGAAAAGATAACCATCCTCATCCAGATACCCGATATCGCCGGTGTAGAGCCAGCCATCCCGCAGCATCTCCTTGGTCTCCTCAGGCCTGTTCCAGTATCCCACCATGAGCTGCGGCGCCTTAATAACTATTTCGCCTTCCTGTCCGGCGGGTAAATCGCCCTCACCCGTCTCCAAATCGCCGATCCTGGCAATCACATCGGGCAGCGGCATGCCGGTGGAACCCTCCTTCCATTTGCCCAGGTAAGGTGTAACGCAGGAGGCCATGGTAGCCTCGGTCATGGCATAGCCTTCGACTATCCGGCCGCCCGTCAATTCCTCAAAGCGTCTCTTGGTATCGGCCAGCAGCGGAGCGGCGCCGGACACACAGAACTTCATCGATTTGAAATCGACTTTCCCGGCTTTGACCTTGGGATGCTCCAGCAGAGCAATATAAAGGGCGGGAACTGCCGGGAAGAAAGTCGGTTTATCATGTTGAATAGTAGCTATCAAATCTTCGCGGTCGCGAGGATTGGGAACGAGGGACAATGTCACATGGCATACTATGGCGGTGCTCATAACACCATAGGTCGCGTATACATGGAAAAGCGGCAGGCAGGCCATGATGACATCCTTGTAGCTCTCGATCATGCCACCGAACCACGCAGCATACTGCAGGGCTGTTATCACCATGGAATGATGCGTGCCTACCACGCCCTTGGGGGTGCCCGTGGTGCCGCCGCTGAACAGTATGAGTGCAGGATCCTGCGGTGCAACCTTCACATCCGGCCGCCCGGCGCCGGCATACTGCTTGATCAGGTCCGTCATCCACAAATCTCCCTGCTCCAGTTCTACATAGTGACCTTCCTTTTTCTCCTTGACCAGCGTGAACAACACCTTAAGCACCGGCGGGAGGTAATCCTTGATGCTGGTAGCTATGACCAGCTTTACGCTGGTGCGCGGCTGTATCTTCTTAAACTGCTTGTAGAACATGGTCAGAACGACTACAGTCCCAGCCCCGCAATCTTTGAGGGCGTGCTCCAGCTCGCTTTCCGTATACATGGGATTTAAATGCACCAGTATGGCGCCGACCTTCCAGGCCCCCCAGCGGCAGATAAGCGCCTGCGGGCAGTTGGGCATGAGAAGCGCGACCCTGTCGCCTTTCTTGACGCCTTTGGCAGCCAGGGCAGCCGCGAATTCATCGCTCAGCTTCTGAAACTCAGCATAGGATATCTTCCTCTTCTTGAAAAGCATCATGGGATAGTCGGGTTTCTCTTTGACTGCCTCATCCACGTAATCTATGAGGGTTTTCTGGGGATATGGTTCCAGTGTGTGGGGTACACCGGGATCGTAATTCTTTAACCAGCGATATTCTGCCATGCAATCAACCTCCAAATCAATATATTCTAATGCCGTGACTATATGTTTAAGCAGTCCCCGGCTGTGCAGCCGGGGACTGCCTCGTTCACAGACTTACTTCTTGCTTTTTGACGCCTCTTCCTCCTGCAGAACCCTTCTCAGCACCTTGCCGACCATTGTCTTGGGCAGGTCGCTGCGGAACTCCACGAACTTGGGTATCTTGTAGGCGACCAGCTTCTCCTTGCACCAGGCCTGTATCTCCTCCGCCGTAGCCGTCTTACCGGCCTCCAGCACTACCCAGGCTTTCACAGCTTCACCCTGCTTGGCATCGGGAATACCGGCCACGCTGACTTCCGCCACCGCTGGATGGCTGCTGATTACCTCCTCGACTTCCCTCGGCCATACCTGGAAGCCGCTGGGCTTGATCAGGTCCTTTTTACGCGATGTGATGAAAACGTAACCGTCATCATCCATATAACCTACATCGCCCGTATAGAGACAGCCGTCACGCAGCATCTCTTTAGTCTCCTCAGGCCGGTTCCAGTACCCCTTCATCAGCTGCGGGGCCTGGAAAACGATCTCCCCCTCCTTGCCGGCTGGCATATCGCCTTCGCCGGTCTCAATGTCGCCGATCCTGATTATGACGTCCGGGAGCGGCATCCCCACAGACCCCTGCTTCCAGGTTCCGCGATAAGGCGTGCAGCAGCAGGCCATGGTAGACTCGGTCAACCCGTAGCCCTCAACGATACGGCCGCCGGTGAGGTCTTCGAAACGCTTCTTTGTCTCGTACAGCAACGGGGCTGCGCCGGAGTTGCAGCATTTCATTGAGCTGAAATCCACCTTACCTGTTTTGACTGCCGGATGCTCCAGCAACGCTATGAACATGGCAGGCACGGCGGGGAAGAACGAGGGCTTATCATGATTGATGGTAGCGACCACATCGTCGCGGTCGCGGGGATTGGGTACCAGAGACATCGCCGCATGCCCGACGATGGCCGTGCTCATGACCGCATACGTGGCGAACGAGTGGAAAAGCGGCAGCACCAGCATCATCACATCTTTGTAAGGTTCGACTATCTCACCGAACCAGCTGCTGAATTGCAGACCTGTGATTACCTGCGAATGGTGCGTGCCCACTACACCCTTGGGTGTGCCTGTCGTCCCGCCGGAGAAAAGAATGAGGGCGTCGTCGCCCGGCAGCACTTTCACGTCGGGCCGTTTGGCTCCGGCCTGGGCTTTAATCAGGTCGGTCAGCCAGAAATCGCCGGGCTGCAACACGATGCGATGGCCTTCCTTTTTCTCTTTGACCAGTGTAAATAGAACCTTGAGTACGGGCGGAAGGTAATCCTTGATGCTGGTCGC
This genomic window from Dehalococcoidia bacterium contains:
- a CDS encoding long-chain fatty acid--CoA ligase, whose translation is MAEYRWLKNYDPGVPHTLEPYPQKTLIDYVDEAVKEKPDYPMMLFKKRKISYAEFQKLSDEFAAALAAKGVKKGDRVALLMPNCPQALICRWGAWKVGAILVHLNPMYTESELEHALKDCGAGTVVVLTMFYKQFKKIQPRTSVKLVIATSIKDYLPPVLKVLFTLVKEKKEGHYVELEQGDLWMTDLIKQYAGAGRPDVKVAPQDPALILFSGGTTGTPKGVVGTHHSMVITALQYAAWFGGMIESYKDVIMACLPLFHVYATYGVMSTAIVCHVTLSLVPNPRDREDLIATIQHDKPTFFPAVPALYIALLEHPKVKAGKVDFKSMKFCVSGAAPLLADTKRRFEELTGGRIVEGYAMTEATMASCVTPYLGKWKEGSTGMPLPDVIARIGDLETGEGDLPAGQEGEIVIKAPQLMVGYWNRPEETKEMLRDGWLYTGDIGYLDEDGYLFITSRKKDLIKPSGFQVWPREVEEVIAAHPDVAEACVAGIPDAKQGEAVKAWVVMEAGKTATAEEIQAWCKEKLVAYKIPKFVEFRTELPKTMVGKVLRRVLVEEEKAKAK
- a CDS encoding long-chain fatty acid--CoA ligase; protein product: MSDKRWLKNYDKGVPATLEPYPQKTLVDYVDDAVREHPDYPMVLFKKRKMSYAEIQKLSDEFAAALVAKGVKKGDRVALIMPNCPQAIICRWGAWKAGAILVHMNPMYTESELEHALKDCGAETVVVLTLFYNTVKKLQSRTKLKLIIATSIKDYLPPVLKVLFTLVKEKKEGHRIVLQPGDFWLTDLIKAQAGAKRPDVKVLPGDDALILFSGGTTGTPKGVVGTHHSQVITGLQFSSWFGEIVEPYKDVMMLVLPLFHSFATYAVMSTAIVGHAAMSLVPNPRDRDDVVATINHDKPSFFPAVPAMFIALLEHPAVKTGKVDFSSMKCCNSGAAPLLYETKKRFEDLTGGRIVEGYGLTESTMACCCTPYRGTWKQGSVGMPLPDVIIRIGDIETGEGDMPAGKEGEIVFQAPQLMKGYWNRPEETKEMLRDGCLYTGDVGYMDDDGYVFITSRKKDLIKPSGFQVWPREVEEVISSHPAVAEVSVAGIPDAKQGEAVKAWVVLEAGKTATAEEIQAWCKEKLVAYKIPKFVEFRSDLPKTMVGKVLRRVLQEEEASKSKK
- a CDS encoding long-chain fatty acid--CoA ligase; amino-acid sequence: MTEHLWYKSYDPGVPRSLEPYPRKTIMDVLLEAKNERPDYPMIIFQDRKLSYKEIVSESDAMAAALASMGVKKGDRIAVLFLNCPQEYIIFFAAWKLGAIVVPLNPLYTEFELEARLNDIDAETAVVLNLWYPMVKRLQKKTSVRNVILAEFDDYTVPNKEKAATAIEPGDDWWLDLSRKYAGKPVPGVKVAPDDTALILFSGGTTGTPKGVMESHKSLVITGMQVEAWFREISLWWDEKFLVPLPLFHAFGIYASFGMALVQHNISVLIANPRDIKGMIETIKNQGITNMGAAPTMFISMLEYPDLKMGDLKTIRMATSGAAPLMRETKEQFEKHISGRLTEGYALTESGMAMLTTPAKGKWKEGSIGLPLPDTIVRIVDIDSGSSGMPVGQPGEIIIKAPQLMQGYWKRPEETKEILRDGWLYTGDIGYMDEDGYIFLTSRKKDLIKCGGFQVWPREVEEILQEHPAVAEVCVGGIPDPRQMEAVKAWVVLKEGKSVTAEELQKYCREKLTGYKVPKHFEFRKELPKTFVGKVLRRILQDEEKSK